The region CAACGAAGGCTTTGCGTATTGTAGATAATTTAGAGCGTATATTAGCAATAGAGTTGATGAACGCAACTCAAGCATTAGAGTTTAGAAGACCAGCTAAATCAAGTGAGTTTATCGAATCTTTCGTTAAGATATACAGAGAAGAGGTGTCTTTTGTAGATGTAGATAGAATTCTTCATTATGATATAGAAAAATCAATAGTATTCTTAAATTCATTTCAGATAGAAATTGAAGGATAAGAATTATAATTTTACACAAATATTATATTAAACCGCATCTTTATTTTAAAAAAAGGCGCGGTTTTTTATATATATTGCTATATTTGTAAGTGTTTATAAAAATGTTTTTCATTGGCTAAGCTTAATAAACTTAAAATATTAAATGACCCAATATACGGGTTTATATCTATACCTAATTCATTAGTATATGATCTTATAGAGCATCCATACTTTCAACGTTTGAGAAGAATTTCTCAGATGGGGGTTTCATATTTAGTATATCCAGGTGCACATCATACCCGTTTTCATCACGCTTTAGGTTGTATGCATTTAATGCAAAAAGCTGTACAGGTTTTGCGTTTTAAGAATGTATCTATATCTGAAGAAGAAGAAAATGCTCTATATGTAGCAATATTGTTACATGATATTGGGCATGGTCCGTTCTCTCATGCAATGGAAGAGAGTATAGTAGAAGGGGTGCACCATGAGGAGATTTCGGTTTTGTTTATGAATCGTTTGAATCAAGAATTTGGAGGACAATTAGATTTAGCAATCAAAATATTTAGAGGAGAATATGGTCGCAAGTTCATGTTGCAATTGATCTCAGGACAGTTGGATATGGATCGTATGGATTATCTGAAACGAGATAGCTTTTATAGTGGTGTAGCAGAAGGGAATATCAATTCGGAGAGACTTATTCAGATGTTGAACGTAGTTAATGATGAGTTAGTAGTAGAAAAGAAAGGAATTTACTCAGTAGAGATGTTTTTAATAGCCCGTAGATTAATGTATTGGCAAGCTTATTTACACAAGACTAGTGTATGTGCAGAGTTAATATTGGTACGGGTTTTGAAGAGAGCTAAGGAGTTAACTCACAAAGGAGTTACCCTGTGGTGTAGTGAATCATTACAGTTCTTTTTAAAAAATCAAATAGATCAAGACGATTTTGACAGTACTGGACTAGACAAGTTTGCATTATTAGATGATTCGGATATTTTAGGAGCATTAAAATCATGGCAGTTTCACAACGACTATATTTTATCTGAATTGAGTAAAATGATTATTAATAGGGAATTATTGCGCATAGAATTTGTTTCAGATAAAGAAGAAACTAAATTAAAGTTAAATAATATGCTCGATGTAGTGTCTAAAAAATATTCAATTTCTCAAGAGGCAAGTAAATATTTTGTATTCAAAGGTAAAATGGAAAATCAGGCGTATAGTAAAGATAAAGAACCAATTATGA is a window of Myroides oncorhynchi DNA encoding:
- a CDS encoding HD domain-containing protein; this encodes MAKLNKLKILNDPIYGFISIPNSLVYDLIEHPYFQRLRRISQMGVSYLVYPGAHHTRFHHALGCMHLMQKAVQVLRFKNVSISEEEENALYVAILLHDIGHGPFSHAMEESIVEGVHHEEISVLFMNRLNQEFGGQLDLAIKIFRGEYGRKFMLQLISGQLDMDRMDYLKRDSFYSGVAEGNINSERLIQMLNVVNDELVVEKKGIYSVEMFLIARRLMYWQAYLHKTSVCAELILVRVLKRAKELTHKGVTLWCSESLQFFLKNQIDQDDFDSTGLDKFALLDDSDILGALKSWQFHNDYILSELSKMIINRELLRIEFVSDKEETKLKLNNMLDVVSKKYSISQEASKYFVFKGKMENQAYSKDKEPIMILKKDGTTKDVLSVSDELNLKSLTKVVTKYFVCYPKNVFES